In Deinococcus irradiatisoli, the genomic stretch AGCGCGGCGGCTTCGCTGCACAGTCCCTGGTCGCCCAGCGTGACCGGCGTCAAGCCCAGGGTGAGCAGCGTGGCGTGGTCGTCGGAGATGGCCGCGCCCTTGAGGGCGTCCTCGCCGGCGAATTGCAGGGCCAGGGTGCCGCCGCTGCCGGTCTCGACGATCCCCAGGCGGCGCCCGGAGAGCAGCTTCGCCACACTGCCGGCCAGGCTGGCGGGGGCGTCGCCGGGCCGCTCCTCAGCCCAGACAAATCGCTCTAGCAGCGACCGCACCCGCGCCAGCACCGGCTGCGCCAGCGCCTCGGCCTCGGCGGGGCTCGCCGCGCTGGCCGCGACGCGCACGTCGGTGCCGCTTCTGCGGGCGTAGGTGGCGACGCTGGGGTTGGCGACCCGGGTCAGCTCGCCGAGCAGCTCGGCCACGTTGCTCTCGCCGATGCCGGCCGTGTGCAATGTCACGGCGTAAAAGGCCCAGGCGGGAAGGTCCAGGCGCGGCAGCAGCTCTTCACGGAACATCCGCTGCATTTCGCGCGGCGGTCCCGGCAGGGCGGCGACCTGCTTGCCGGCGAACTCGTGACCTTCCGGCAGCCGCACCAGCCAGCCCGGCGCGGTGCCGAGCGGATTGGGCAGCGCGGTGGCCGAGGGAATCAGCCAGGCCTGCTTGCGGTTGATCTGGGGCATGTGCCGGCCCCGCGATTGGTAGAGCCCTTCGAGCCAGCTGAGCAGCTCGGGGTCTTCGCGGGGTGTTTCACCAACCACCAGGGCGATGCTCTCGCGGGTCAGGTCGTCGTCGGTGGGGCCCAGGCCGCCGCCGAGAATCACCAGATCGGCCCGCGAGAGCGCTTCGCGCAGCATGTGGGCCAGCCGCTCCAGGTTGTCGCCCACGGTGGCTTTGCGCTGCAAGGTCACGCCGCGCGCGGCCAGTTCACGGGCCACGAACGCGGCGTTGGTGTCCACGATCTCGCCGAGCAGCAACTCGGTACCGACGCTGAGAATCTCGGCGTTCAAGGAAACCGCGCCGGTATGCAAGGGGAGAGAGCAAGAGGAGAAGGCATAACCCACAGCATAGAGAAAGACGGCCCGCAGAAAGGAAACCGGGCCGCGTCACTGCCCGGCGACAATCAGCCGGCCCGGTCCAGGCCACCGGCCCAGGTCTGACGCTCGCGCTCGGCGACCTTGCGGTGCAGGTCGAGAATGGCGTCGTTGCCCTGCACCCGGCCGCCTTCGAGGGCGGCGGCGGTGGCGGCGTCGAGGTAGGCCAGGCGGCGCAGCTCGTCGGTGCTCAGGCCGTCACGGGTGTGCTTGACCTGGCGCTCGCGGCGCAGGGTGGCGCTGTCCTTGCCCAGCACACTGCGGTTGCTCACGCTGCCGAGCTGCCCGAAGATCGGGCCGTGGCCGCCATGCCGGGCGGCGGCGCTCATCAGGGTGCGCCGGGCGTCCTGCGATTCGAGTCGGGCATGCAGCCAGCTGCGCGAGAGCGGCTCGCTGCTGCGCTCGGCGATTTCGGCGGCCAGCCGGATGTCGCCGGTGAGGGCGCGGGCGTAGGTTTCGGTCATGCGGCGCTGCATCCGGCGGGCGGCGGCGGTGTCGCTGCGGGCAGCCAGGCCCACGAACTCGGCCACGCTGAGGGTCGGCTCGGGGCCGGCGCCGAAGTCGCGCAACTCGCGGCTGAGCTGGTGGCTGCGCTCGAAGGCGGCCCAGTGAGGGCTTTCCCAGTCGTGACGGGCCCACTGGGCCGCTTCGGTGAGGCCCAGGGCGCTCAGGGCGCTGGCGGCATGCAGGCGCCCGTCTTCACTCAGGGGCAAGCGAGCGCTGCCGACCGGCAAGCTCGGCGCGACGGTTTTGAGCATGGTCGTGGAAGCATCGGTAGCGGTTGTCATAGAAGTATTGTAGCACAATTATGCTGAAAACAGAATAGGTCGGAGGTGGATGGCAAGGGATTTTTGTGCTCTGGCGCAGCGTTGCCTGCGGGAGAAGTGGGCTGCTGTTTCT encodes the following:
- a CDS encoding molybdopterin-binding protein, whose product is MNAEILSVGTELLLGEIVDTNAAFVARELAARGVTLQRKATVGDNLERLAHMLREALSRADLVILGGGLGPTDDDLTRESIALVVGETPREDPELLSWLEGLYQSRGRHMPQINRKQAWLIPSATALPNPLGTAPGWLVRLPEGHEFAGKQVAALPGPPREMQRMFREELLPRLDLPAWAFYAVTLHTAGIGESNVAELLGELTRVANPSVATYARRSGTDVRVAASAASPAEAEALAQPVLARVRSLLERFVWAEERPGDAPASLAGSVAKLLSGRRLGIVETGSGGTLALQFAGEDALKGAAISDDHATLLTLGLTPVTLGDQGLCSEAAALELARGARDQFGAEVGLSVSACTSGEQQGQVAVALVSGGAEHSALVNWPGDAGQVRERAASAALNLAFRALKGEAPA
- the ddrC gene encoding DNA damage response protein DdrC, with the protein product MTTATDASTTMLKTVAPSLPVGSARLPLSEDGRLHAASALSALGLTEAAQWARHDWESPHWAAFERSHQLSRELRDFGAGPEPTLSVAEFVGLAARSDTAAARRMQRRMTETYARALTGDIRLAAEIAERSSEPLSRSWLHARLESQDARRTLMSAAARHGGHGPIFGQLGSVSNRSVLGKDSATLRRERQVKHTRDGLSTDELRRLAYLDAATAAALEGGRVQGNDAILDLHRKVAERERQTWAGGLDRAG